The following nucleotide sequence is from Saccharothrix texasensis.
GTACCGCGTCGCGATCGCGTGGCAGAACACGGCCTACAACCAGCCGCCGCACCCGAGCTTCCACATCGGGAACGGCATGGCCACCCCGCCGTGGCCCGACGTGCACTACGCCGGGTGACGACCCTTCACTGATCACGCTCCGCAGCCGTGGCCTACCTCACCCGGGGTAGGCCATAGGCTTTTCGGGGGTGTTAACCGCCCGGTCAGCGGGTACTTGTCCGGGGATCGAGGGAGGTCACACCATGGGCAAGCACAGACTGGGCCAGACCGAAGGCCGTCAGTGGGGCGGTCCGGACCTGGTCAACGGCGCGGAGGACGCGCTGGGCCGGTCCGATGGCGAGCAGTCCGAGCAGTCCGCCGCGGAGCGCGCGGAGGACGACTAGAGCGACACCTCGACATCCGGGTCCTCGCCGACCGAGCGCAGCGGGGTGACCGTCGGTCGTCCCCCGGCCAGCAGCGCCGCGTCGGTGCCGGGCTCCAGCTCGTCCTCGACCAGGATGGCGGCCAGCGCGATCGTGCCGTCGTCGCTGTCCTTGATCCGGGTGCGCACGGCGCCGAACTCGGCGAGCGCGGCCCGGACCGGCGCGCCCACCTCGGCCCGGTCGGGCACGTTCAGGTTGAGCACCGCCCCCACCGGCAGGGCCGCGAGCCGGTCGAACAGCGTAGAAGCCACCGCGACGGCGGTGTCCCAGTGGTGCGGCTCGGCCAGCTCCAGCCCCACGTCGAGGGACACCGCCATGGCGCGCGCGCCGTTGACGGCGGCGGTCAGGGCCGCGCCGACGGTGCCGGAGTGCAGCACCGCGCGGCCGACGTTCGCCCCCCGGTTCACACCGGACAGCACCACGTCCGGCGGGTCGCCGAACGCGCCCTGGGACGCGACCAGCGCGATGAACGCGGGGTGCG
It contains:
- the surE gene encoding 5'/3'-nucleotidase SurE; translation: MRVLITNDDGIDSPGLAALARGAVAHGWTTVVAAPARESSGTSAGLTAAEDDRRVQVERRELPGLPDVPAYAVAAHPAFIALVASQGAFGDPPDVVLSGVNRGANVGRAVLHSGTVGAALTAAVNGARAMAVSLDVGLELAEPHHWDTAVAVASTLFDRLAALPVGAVLNLNVPDRAEVGAPVRAALAEFGAVRTRIKDSDDGTIALAAILVEDELEPGTDAALLAGGRPTVTPLRSVGEDPDVEVSL